The Planktothrix sp. FACHB-1365 genomic sequence ACCTATCGGACTGCAACAATTGGAGGATTTATTGAGGGGGGAAGTGGGGGAATTGGTTCTATTACTTATGGACAATTACGAGATCGCGGTAACTTACAAGCAGCACGAGTTGTGACACTGGAAGATGAACCAAATATTATTGAATTAAGAGGGGATGATGTGCAGAAAGTTAATCATGCTTATGGAACCAATGGAATTATTACTGAGTTAGAAATTCCCTTAGCTCCTGCCTATCCTTGGTCAGAACTTATTGTTACCTTTGATAATTTTATGACCTCGGCTCGATTTGGTCAAGCCTTAGCCTTATCCGATGGCATTATTAAAAAATTAATCTCTATTTGTGCCTCTCCTATACCTGCCTATTTTGCTGCATTTAAAGATATAATTCCCCCAGGAAAACACGCAGCATTATTAATGATTTCCGAAACCAGTTTAGAACCCTTTCAAGAATTAGTGAAGGAATATCAGGGAGAAATTTGTTATCAAAAGCCATCGCAGGAAGTAGGGAAAGGAACAACAATAATAGAATATACTTGGAACCATACCACGTTACACGCTCGAAGTGTAGATCCGTCTATTACTTATTTACAAACCCTATTACCTGCGGATCGAAAATTAGAATTATTAGAACATCTTTATGATCATTTTGGGGATGAAGTTATGCAGCATTTAGAGTTTTTAAGACTACATGGAGAAATGCACCCCGCCTCTTTACAGTTAGTGCGATTTACTACAGAAGAACGGTTAAATGAAATTATTCGTTATCATGAAGAACGAGGGGCGGTTATTTTTAATCCCCATACTTATATTTTAGAAGATGGCGGCATGAAAATGATTAATTTAGAACAATTACAATTTAAACAACAAGTAGACCCCTATGGGTTATTAAATCCGGGGAAAATGAGAGCCTGGTTAGAACGTGAAAAACATCTTTAACTACCAACTCCTAGAAATCGGGTTTCTCAATCAAAAATGTTAATTTCATCCCATAAATAAAGATTAGAAACCCGATTTCTGTTATGATTTATTCATCTGTATTTGTTTCTTTTGAAATAAGTTTTGTAATTTGCCTACCAATACAACCTGCGATCGCTCCTATTACAAAACTCCATAAAAATGCCAGCATAAATGGTTCTAAGGAAAAGGTTATTTCCAGATAGGATATGGTTAGGGGTTTTTCAATGTATGCTGAGGCAATAGATGAAACAATACCCCCTACACCTAAACCAAAGCCTAACATTGAAATAGTCTGCTCTAAAGATTGATCGCGTTTTCTTTCATTGTCTTCATTAGTACGGAGTATCTCTGCTTTTTCCCGATCTAGTTTTGCTTGTTCAATTTCAACTAATCCTCTAATACTAGATATCGCCTGATCTAATAAATTTGAGGCGGGTTTTAAATAGTTTAAATCCGCTTGAATTTGGGCGGGTAAAGTTTGACATTCTCGATTTAAAAAGCAGACAAAAAATTCTAAATCATCTTCGGTTTCTTGTTGGAGATGCTTCAAAATGCGCTGATAATTCCCGACATTAATATTAATGGTATTCAGAGCATATTCTAGGTTTCTTAATTTTAAGGTATATTGAGGCGCGATTTTAATCAGGGTGATCAATTGTTTTTTTAAACCTTCTAAATCTAAGTTAGATGTTTCTGCTTCCGGGTCAAGTTTCATGATTTTTCTTAATTCTACTTCAATAATGTTGCGAATTAGCTCATCAGCTTCTTGATAAGCTTGACGACTAAATTCAAAGGTATAGGCTATTTTATGATAATAGAGAAAGAATTCAGGTAAATTAAAATAAATCGGCTTAATTTTTTCTGGGGTAGCTTCGGTTAGATAAAATACAATTAAAATCCGATTTAGACTTCTTTTAGGGTTTCCATATTCAATAATATAACTCCCTAACAGTTTTCCGTCTTGATAAAACGTATTACAATAATCTCCAAATAAATCATAGCGTAATTGCTCGGCGATCGCTTTTAAATTTTGATCCTCCCTTGGGGTATTTTCGGGTAAAAACGCCGATCTTGACGTTGAGTTTCTAATAAATCTAGGGTTTCTCCTGGGGTTGATTTCAACGCATCTTCAGACCGTAATTGAGGATTTAGATCTCCGTCTTTAAATTGGGGTTTAAACTGGTCTAATATGGGTTGATACTGCTCTTTAACAACCGTAACTTGATTGTCAACGGGTTGTAAATCTGCTGTTAAACCAGATTACTGATACTTTTCTGCTAACATTTCGTCCATGACTGACATCTTTTTCTTCATATACTGTTAAAGGTTTTTCAATTTCTGCTAAATTTTTTATTCGCTTGTGTAATTTAACTTGATTGCCTTTTGCCGGAATTAAATAATCATTTTTGCTCTCAATTATTGCCTGAGTTGTTGCCTTACTACAATGGAGAGCATCAAGAGTAAATACTTTAAATAACCCACATTTCTCTATCATAGATAGAACTTTAGCATTTTCAGAATTTTGTTTACTTTCAAAACTTTCCGACTTAATTACTAACTTTGTTTCTTGACTAAACCAAGATACCATTATTAGCATATTTTGTTTTTGATTTTCATAGTTAGTCAGGGTATTTTTTAAAGATTTTCCATCGATCGCAATCCAATCAATGCCTTATTTTTGCCAATAATATTTCTTAATTTTTGACTGAAAAATTAACTGAATCTCTATTAGATTTATCCCGATCATTACTCGTCTAATGCTACTATAAGATGGCAATTTTTTAGCGGTAATTTTTAATAATTTAATGAGTTTATGTTCTTCGTTTTTTCTAAAATTATCTATTTGCTTATCAGTCACATTGCCAGTTAGCAGGGCCAAAATAATGATAGTCAACACTACCCATAATTCATGTCTTTTACCCCGATTTTTCCGAAAATCCTTGACTAACTTCAGTTGTTCAATTATACTGTTTAACATGATTTTTTTAAAACCAAATAAAAGTGATCTCTTTTTAATTTTACCAAAATAAAGATCACTTTTATTTTCCTTTTTACCCCTGACTTTGAAAACCCCCTGCTGCTGGAAGGGGAGAGGAGAAGAATTCTTAATATTAAATATCTATCTAGTTTAAAAGTATTAATTACTCCCCCTTCCCTTGAAGGGAAGGGGGTTGGGGGGTTAGGTCACAGAGGTTTATGGGAGAGAATGAAACAGCCCTGGGGGGGGGCCCAGGGAACCACTTCGACACGCTCAGTGCTTCACAGTAAGAAGTAAAAGGGTTTCAGGATTCAAAAATGTCCTAAGCAATCAAGGGAAAATTAGATGATCTAATTCTGAATAATCGGGTAATTGTTCTTCTAAGATTTTACCATTTCTTACCACAATGCGATCGCTTTGTTGACGGGATAATATTTCACTCAAATAACGACCTTTAAAAATAATAAAATCTGCTGGTAGTCCGACACCAATTCGTCCGACATCCGATAACCCCATTAAATCTGCTGGGGTTTTTGTGACACTACATAACCAATCTTCAAAAGGTCGATCTAAATGGCAAATTCTCACAGCCATTTTAAACACTTCTAAACCATCATGATCACCAAATCCATAAAACGGATCACGACAATTATCACTTGCAAAGGTAACAGGAATTCCGGTTTGTTTTAATTCATGAACTAAGGTTGTTCCTCGCCAGCGTGGGGTTTTAGGAGATTCAGAGGAATGATATTGACGATCTTGTAAATAGAGGTTACACATCGGTAAACTGACAACCCCAATTCCTGCGGATTTTACTAAGTTTAAGGTATGTTGAACAACATCATCGGGTTGTACGGCTAAACTACAACAATGTCCGCAAACAATTTGACCTTCAAAATTATATTTTAACGCTGCTTCCGCAATTTTATATAAACAAATTGATTCTGGTTCTCCTGTTTCATCAACATGGAAATCCAAGTTTAATTTTCGATCTTTTGCGATTTGAAAAATCCTTTCAATTTGTCGATCTAAATCAGGATTCATATAGGCAACTCCCCCTAAAATTTCTCCTAATTCTGCAACTTTATCAACGACTTTTTCCCCTTCAGACGTTAAATAATAATCCAAAGAAGCTAAAGAAACACCTTGCAAAATTAAGCGATTTTCCCATTCTGTTCTTAGGGTTTTAAACAGATCCCAACTTAAATCTATTAACCGTCCCGCCGAATCTAAATGAGTCCGAATGGCTTTTGTTCCATGCACATAACTACACTTTAATCCAAATTCCATCCGTCGGTAAATATCTTCCGCCGTCCAGGTTTCTTCATCTTTAAACGTCGCCGTTAACGCATCGTTAAAGGTTCCTTTTATATTCGGTGAACGTTCCCAAATATGACCTTTATCTAAATGGGTATGAACATCTACAAAACAGGGCCAAATTTGTTTTCCCTGTAAATCTACGGTTGCAATATTTTTTGATTTAACACTTCCGGGTACAACAATCTGATCTATTATCCCCGATTCAATTTTAACATCTACCACTGCCATACCCTCTTGATTGGCTGAATTTGCGATCGCCTCATCTTTATCTGTGAGTACACAAACGGGAACACGAACATTTTTTAACCAATAACCAGAGGTATTAGGAATCATAAGTGGGAACTAGAAACCGGGTTTCTCTACTTTTTTAACATGATTTCAGCAAGTATGGAGAAGAAACCCGGTTTCTGAGTCTAAGCAGGGAACTAGAAACCGGGTTTCTCTACTTTTTTAACATGATTTCAGCAAGTATGGAGAAGAAACCCGGTTTCTGAGTCTAAACAGGGAACTAGAAACGGGGTTTCTCTACTTTTTTAGCATTGTTTCAGCAAGTAGGGAGAAGAAACCCGGTTTCTGAGTCTAAACAGGGAACTAGAAACGGGGTTTCTCTACTTTTTTAGCATTGTTTCAGCAAGTAGGGAGAAGAAACCCGGTTTCTCTACAGGAAAGCTAAAAACTCTCTAAAGATTGAGGGTTATGCAAAAAACGTATGGTATTGATGCTAAATCTTCATAGATTTTTAAGTTTTGTAACATTAGCTACGATTGTATCGAATTTTCAGCACTAACTTATTCATATTCCTTAACCGTTTGGTTGAAGAACAGAGGTGAAAGCTCTCACTTTAGGATGATTTTCACCCTAAACTTAAGCAATTTTTTACATTTGAGTCTCGCATGATACGGTTTGCCTTCAATAGACCTGTTAGGATTTGGCCAAATTTGATCCATTTTTCATGTTGGCCTAACGAGTTCGAGACCGAGCAATACTGAGGAATAGGCTATGACCAGCACACTCCCACAAAAAGTGGCTACCAACAAATTTGAGAAGCTCAAAGCAGAAAAAGACGGTTTGACTGTCAAAGACGAAATCGAAACCTTGGCCCGACTCGGTTGGGAAGCCATGGACGAAACTGACCGAGACTACCGCCTGAAATGGTTAGGGGTTTTCTTCCGTCCGGTGACTCCGGGTAAATTCATGCTGCGGATGCGTTTACCGAATGGGGTCATCACCAGTGAGCAGATGCGGGTTTTGGGGGAAATCGTGCAACGCTACGGTGATGACGGTAATGCTGATATTACCACAAGACAGAACCTTCAGTTAAGAGGAATTCGGATTGAGGATATTCCTGACATTTTCCGGCGCTTTGAAACCGTTGGACTCACCAGCATTCAGTCAGGAATGGATAACGTGCGAAACATCACAGGTTCACCCGTTGCGGGGTTAGATGCAGATGAACTGTATGATACCCGTGAGTTAGTCCAACAAGTTCAAGACCTAATTACAAATCACGGAAAAGGCAATTTTGAGTTTAGCAATTTACCGCGAAAATTCAATATTGCCATCGCCGGATGTCGGGATAATTCTGTTCATGCTGAAATCAATGATATTGCTTTTGTTCCAGCATTTAAACAGAATATTTTTGGCTTCAATGTCTTAGTCGGAGGCTTCTTTTCTGCCACCCGTTGTGCGGCTGCTATTCCCTTAAATGCCTGGGTACAACCTCATCAAGTTGTGGGTTTGTGTCGAGGTATTTTAGAAGTTTATCGAGACAATGGGTTAAGGGGAAGTCGTCAAAAAGCTCGGCTGATGTGGTTAATCGATGAATGGGGAATTGATAAGTTCCGTTCAGAAGTGGAAAAACAAATGGGTTATTCCTTAGAACCCGAAGCCGAAAAAGATGAAATTCTCTGGGAAAAACGGGATCATATTGGGGTTTATAAACAAAAGCAACCGGGATTCAACTATGTGGGATTAAATGTTCCTGTTGGACGGTTATATGCCAACGATATGTTAGAATTAGCCCGAATTGCTGAAGTCTATGGTGCTGGAGAAATTCGTTTAACCGTTGAACAAAATGTCATTATTCCCCAGATTTCCGATAGCCGTTTAGAAGCTTTTCTAACTGAACCTATTTTAGAAAAATTTTCCATTAGTCCATCGGGTTTAAGTCGAGGGTTAGTGTCCTGTACAGGCGCACAATTCTGTAACTTTGCCTTAGTTGAAACCAAAAATCGGGCTACGGCATTAGTAAAGGAATTAGAAGCAGAATTAACTGTGGAAAAACCCGTTAGAATTCATTGGACAGGCTGCCCTAATTCTTGCGGACAACCCCAAGTCGCTGATATTGGATTAATGGGAACAAAAGCCCGGAAAGAGGGTAAAGTTGTTGAAGGCGTTAACCTCTATATGGGGGGTACAGTTGGGAAAGATGCTAAACTCGGTGAATGTGTCCAAAAATCCATTCCCTGTGACGATCTAAAACCAATTCTGCGACAAATTTTAGTAGAGCAATTTGGTGCTAAACTTAAAGATGGAGTAGATTTAACCAGTTCAGAGTCTGAAATTAATTCCCAAAACGATACTCCAGACACACCCGTTAAAACAGCCACAATTGTTTTTGCTAAATCGGGTAAAACCATAACCTGTGAAGAAAATGAACTCATTCTCGATGTAGCAGAACGAGAAGGAATTATAATTCCCAGTAGTTGCCGATCAGGAAATTGTGGAACCTGCCAACAAAAATTAATTGAAGGGCAGATCCAATATAATAATAATCCTGATGCAGCAAAAGACCTAGAACCGGGTATGATTTTAACCTGTAGTGCCCAGGTTATGAATACAGTCGTTATTGATGCTTAACGACTTAAAAATTGAGCAAGAAAACCCCATCAATTATTTACCAACACGGAATAAAGACATAGGACATGAGTAAGCTTTCACGACGTAAATTCCTTTTGACGGCTGGTGTTACTGCGGCGGGAACCATCTTTGTACATGGTTGTACTTCCGGTACTAATTCTTCAACAACGGCTACTAATTCTTCCCCGGCTGCAACCGCAGTTCCCGCAGCCAATATTAATCCGGCTGATGCCCCAGAAACACCAACGGCAACATTAGGATTTATTGCCTTAACCGACTCTGCCCCCTTAATTATTGCCTTAGAAAAAGGGTTATTTGCCAAATATGGCATGACTGATGTTAAGGTGGTTAAACAAGCCTCTTGGCCTGTCACCCGTGATAACTTAGAATTAGGGTCTGCTGGTGGGGGAATTGATGGGGCGCATATTTTATCTCCCATGCCCTATTTAATGACATTAGGAACGATTACCAAACAACCCGTTCCGATGTATCTTTTAGCCCGGTTAAATACCAATGGTCAGGCAATTTCGTTAGGGAAAGAATACCTGGATGCTAAACTAACCGTTAATGATAGTTCTAAATTTAAAGACATTGTATTAGCCGCTAAAAATTCAGGAAAAGAAGTCAAAGCCGCCATTACATTCCCCGGAGGAACCCACGATTTATGGATGCGCTATTGGTTAGCATCAGGGGGTACAATTCCTGATACCGATATTTCGATTATTCCTGTTCCTCCGCCCCAAATGGTTGCTAATATGAAAGTCGGGAATATGGAAGGCTTCTGTGTGGGTGAACCTTGGAATGCTCAATTAGTCAATCAGAAAGCGGGATATACGGCATTAATTACCGGAGAATTGTGGAAAGATCACCCCGAAAAAGCCTTTAGTATGCGCGCAGACTGGGTTGATAAAAATCCCAAAGCCGCAAAAGCATTAACAATGGCCGTCTTAGAAGCCCAACAATGGTGTGATAAACCCGAAAATGTTGAGGAGATGTGTCAAATTGTCTCTCAAGATAAGTGGTTTAAAGTACCTGCTAAAGATATTATTGGGCGCTCTAAAGGAGATATCGATTATGGTGATGGTCGGGTTGTAACCGCCAGTCCCATTGCGATGAAATTCTGGAGGGATAATGCTTCTTATCCTTATAAAAGCCATGATACTTGGTTCTTAACGGAAGATATTCGTTGGGGATATTTACCCCCCAATTTAGATATTAAAGCCACCGTTGATAAAGTCAACCGCGAAGATATTTGGAAGGAAGCGGCAAAATCTTTAAATGTTCCCGCAGACCAAATTCCAGCAACCCCCTCTCGCGGTGTTGAAACCTTCTTTGATGGTATCCAATTTAACCCCGATGATCCTCAAGCTTATCTTAATAGTTTAGCCATCAAAAAAATCTAATATCCTCGGTTTGATCCCCTTACGAAAGAGGGGGAACCAAAGACTCAAAGCTCTACTTTTTCAAGAGGGAACTGGACTATGAAAGTCCCCCTTTTTAAGGGGGATTTAGGGGGATCAAATCTAGGGATATATTGCTAAAAATCTGGTTCAAACTCACTCATCTCTAACCCGTATGACCACAAGCATTAAAGCCCGTTCTAACAGTAACAATCCGCTCAATTTTGTCTTTGATTGGTTTAATAAAAACCGTAATAAAATCATTCGTCCGTTAATTGCTGTCGCTATTTTTCTGGCAATTTGGCAACTGTTATGTTCAGGGGAAAATCCAAACTTACCTTCCCCAATTACCACCGTTAAGGAATCTTGGGAATTAATTATTAACCCCTTTTTCGATAATGGAGGCACAGATAAAGGGTTAGCTTGGCAAGTTCTAGCCAGTTTACAACGGGTTGCCATTGGATTTACCTTATCCGCTATTGTCGGAATTGCATTAGGGATTTTAATCGGAACAAATGCCTTTATGTATGATGCCTTAGATCCCTTATTTCAAATCCTCAGAACCATTCCCCCCCTGGCTTGGTTGCCCATCGCCTTAGCTGCTTTACAACAATCGAATCCTGCTGCTATTTTCGTGATTTTTATTACAGCAATTTGGCCGATTATTATTAACACCACCGTCGGCGTTCAACAAATCCCCCAAGACTATAAAAACGTAGCCAGAGTTTTACGTTTACCCCGACAAAAATACTTCTTCAAAGTGTTATTTCCTTCCGCCGTTCCTTATATCTTTACCGGGTTAAGAATTGGGATTGGTTTATCTTGGTTAGCCATTATTGCAGCAGAAATGTTAGTGGGTGGAGTTGGCATTGGGTTCTTTATTTGGGATGCCTATAATAGCTCTCGAATGAGTGCCATTATTGTTGCTCTAATCTATGTTGGTGTTGTCGGTTTAATCCTCGACCGTACCATTGGTTTTATTGCTTCAAAAGTGGTTCCTGCGGATCAAAAATAAACTCTGATTTCCATCAATTGTTCACCCTTCTCACCTGAAATTATGTCTGTATTCGTAGAAGTTGATCACGTTCATCGCATTTTTAATCTCCCCAATGGAGAACAATATATTGCGCTGAAAAATATTGAACTCAAAATTAAAAAAGGGGAATTTATTTCCTTAATCGGACATTCGGGCTGTGGGAAATCAACCTTATTAAATATTATTGCCGGGTTAGATCAAGCCTCCGAAGGTGGCATTATTTTAGAAGGGCGAGAAGTCCGTGAACCTGGGCCAGATCGCATGGTGGTGTTTCAAAATTATTCCTTATTACCTTGGTTAACGGTACGAGAAAATATTGCCTTAGCCGTTGATGAAGTCTATCGCAAACTGTCTAAAACTGAACGAAAAGAGATTATTGAACAACATATTAAATTAGTCGGTTTGAGACAAGCTGCTGATAAATTACCGGGCGAAATTTCGGGGGGAATGAAACAACGAGTTGCTATCGCCCGTGCCCTGGCTATTCGCCCCCAATTATTACTTTTAGATGAACCCTTTGGGGCCTTAGATGCGTTAACTAGAGGGGGGTTACAAGAGCAGTTAATGAAAATCTGCGAAGCGAACCAAGTTAGTGCCGTGATGGTGACTCACGATGTCGATGAAGCCTTACTTTTATCGGATCGAATTGTGATGTTAACCAACGGCCCCGAAGCCCATATTGGGCAAATTTTAGAGGTGAATATTCCCCGTCCTCGTCAACGGATGGACGTGGTAAACCATCCTAACTATTATGCCTTGCGGAATGAAATTGTTTATTTCCTGAATCAACAGAAAAAAGCCAAAAAATCAGCCCTCAAAAAAGCTCCTACTGTTATTGCTAAAAATGGCTTAGAAAAAGTCAATTTAGACATTGGTTTTATTCCCTTAACCGACTGCGCTCCCCTGATTATTGCTAAAGAAAAAGGCATTTTTGAGGAATATGGCTTAACGGAAGTCAACTTAAGTCGAGAAACCAGTTGGAAACTGTTAGGTCAGGGGGTGGTAGAAGGGCGTTTAGATGCAGCCCAAATGGTGGCAGGAATGCCCTTAGCCATGACGTTAGGTTTCGGTAAAAATCCCCCGATACCGATGGTAACCGCCTTAACTTTATCTCGCAATGGTAATGCTATTACCCTGAATAAACACTTGTATGAAAATGGGGTTAAAACCTTAGAAGACTTTAAAAATTATATTGAAAAAAACCTTGACAAAGTACATACATTAGGCATGGTTCATCCGAGTTCCATGCACAATTTAATGTTACGTTATTGGTTAGCCGCAGGAGGAATTAACCCGGATCAAGATGTTAATTTAACGGTAATTCCACCCCCTCAAATGCAAGCCAATTTAAAAGCGGGGAATATTGATGGTTATTGTGTTGGGGGGCCTTGGAATGCGCGCTCTGTTCATGAAGGGTTAGGATATATTATTGCTAATAGTTTTGATATCTTCCCCAATGGACATACGGAGAAAGTTTTAGGGGTGACAGAAGACTGGGCAAATCGTTATCCTAAAACCCATATTGCTTTGGTAAAATCCTTAATTGAAGCTTGCGATTATTGCGATGATCGCCGAAATCGAGAAGAAATTTTAGGGATTTTATGCCGTGATGAATATGTTGGATCTGATGCCGAATATACCCGATTAGGATTTATTGATCCGGTTCAACGAGGGGATGGTCAACCCCCCGAATTATTAGTCAATTACAATCAGTTTTTTGTGGATAAAACCAATTGCCCCGATGCCACAGAATTCCTTTGGATCATGGCAGAAATGGCACGTTGGGGAATTACACCTTTTCCTAAAAACTGGGTTTCTATGATAGAACGAGTGTTAAGAATTGATGTTTATGGTCAAGCTGCCAGAGAATTAGGATTATCGGATATGGGACGCGATCGCCAAAGCATTAAATTATTTGATGGCACAATTTTTAATCCCCATGATCCGATTAAATATCTCAAAAATCTCCAAATTAAACAGGAAATTCGGATTGAAGAAATCATCCTTGATTCAATTGCTGCCTAACTCAAACCGTAAGCCCTCAACCGTTAACCCTAAAAAATTATGCAAATTTTAGATAATATTTCCTCTAAACTCACTTCTTCCTCAAAATCCGATGACTTTTTGGTGATTGATCAAGTGTCTAAAGTTTATGACACCCCAAAAGGGAAATATATTGTGCTTGAAGATATCAATCTTCGGGTCAAAGAAGGCGAATTTATTTGCATTATCGGTCACTCCGGTTGCGGAAAATCCACGCTATTAAATATGGTGGCTGGGTTTAATCAACCGACAACCGGGGTAATATCTGTTCAAGGACAATTGATCACCGAACCTGGGCCAGAACGAATGGTGGTGTTTCAAAATTATTCTCTGTTACCTTGGTTGACAGCGAAAGAAAATATTCATTTAGGGGTTGAGTCAGTATATCCTGACAAATCAACCACCGAACAACTGGAAATTGTCAAAGAAAATTTAGAGTTAGTGGGGTTATCGGAAGCGGCGAATAAAAAACCCTCTCAACTCTCAGGAGGTATGAAACAACGGGTTTCCATCGCCCGCGCCTTAGCGACTCGTCCCCAAATGCTGATTTTAGACGAACCCTTCGGTGCTTTAGACCCCATTACCCGCGAAGAATTACAAGAAGAACTTCTGAGTATTTGGCAAGATCATCGGATTACAGTTTTAATGATTACCCATGATATTGATGAAGCCTTGTTTTTAGCCGACCGTTTGGTGATGATGACCAATGGCCCCGCCGCCCAAATTGGAGAGATCCTAGACATTCCCTTCTCCCGTCCCCGCAACCGGGCTAAAATTATGGAAGATCCGCGATATTATGAATTGCGGAACTATGCCCTAGATTTCCTCTTCCGACGCTTTGCCCATCATGAGGAAGATGAAGAGACCACCGAAGAGATCACAATAGAAGATACAACCCCTGACACGGGATTAGCACAAAGCACTACAATAGCACCCAGTTCTAGTCATATAGCAACAGAGGTGCTGAATATGCAACCCAATAGACCTAACCCAGATGAAAATCCCTATGCTACAACGCCTGAACCTGAGTTAACTCATGCAGTCGATCCCGTGGCTCCACCCGAAGAAATGTCACCTGCGACGAAAACAGGGATATTATTTGCACTCTGGGGAGTTATTATTGCAACCTTAGTGGGCTCATTAGTCTTTAATTCCACCCCTACCACCGCCAATAAAGAGGCAGAAACCCCAGAATCATCTGCTACGACGATGGAAACAGAAACCACTACCGTTACTGAAACGGTGACTCCCATCACAACAGCCTCTCCCACCCTATCCCCCACTCCGACTGCTACCTTATCGCCCACAGTTCCCTCGGTCAGTCCTTCTCCCTCCTTGGAGTCAACCGCAACTCCTTCACCGAACGCAGTAGCAACGACATCACCCAGTCCCAATAGCCTTGGATCGACAACAAGCCCTTCCTCTCCCGGTTCAACAACGGCTATCGCCCCGACAACAACCCTATCTCCATCCCCAACAACGATTTCACCTTCTCCCGTTGCGACGGCATCCCCAACCCCTGAGAGTTTAGCGGCGGCGACAACTTCCCCCTCTGGAACAGCAACCGAACCTACCACAACGGCCTCACCCTCGGTTTCTCCTTCTCCGGTGGCTACCACCTCGCCGACTGAATCAGCAACAT encodes the following:
- a CDS encoding cytosine deaminase, with the translated sequence MIPNTSGYWLKNVRVPVCVLTDKDEAIANSANQEGMAVVDVKIESGIIDQIVVPGSVKSKNIATVDLQGKQIWPCFVDVHTHLDKGHIWERSPNIKGTFNDALTATFKDEETWTAEDIYRRMEFGLKCSYVHGTKAIRTHLDSAGRLIDLSWDLFKTLRTEWENRLILQGVSLASLDYYLTSEGEKVVDKVAELGEILGGVAYMNPDLDRQIERIFQIAKDRKLNLDFHVDETGEPESICLYKIAEAALKYNFEGQIVCGHCCSLAVQPDDVVQHTLNLVKSAGIGVVSLPMCNLYLQDRQYHSSESPKTPRWRGTTLVHELKQTGIPVTFASDNCRDPFYGFGDHDGLEVFKMAVRICHLDRPFEDWLCSVTKTPADLMGLSDVGRIGVGLPADFIIFKGRYLSEILSRQQSDRIVVRNGKILEEQLPDYSELDHLIFP
- a CDS encoding CmpA/NrtA family ABC transporter substrate-binding protein, producing MSKLSRRKFLLTAGVTAAGTIFVHGCTSGTNSSTTATNSSPAATAVPAANINPADAPETPTATLGFIALTDSAPLIIALEKGLFAKYGMTDVKVVKQASWPVTRDNLELGSAGGGIDGAHILSPMPYLMTLGTITKQPVPMYLLARLNTNGQAISLGKEYLDAKLTVNDSSKFKDIVLAAKNSGKEVKAAITFPGGTHDLWMRYWLASGGTIPDTDISIIPVPPPQMVANMKVGNMEGFCVGEPWNAQLVNQKAGYTALITGELWKDHPEKAFSMRADWVDKNPKAAKALTMAVLEAQQWCDKPENVEEMCQIVSQDKWFKVPAKDIIGRSKGDIDYGDGRVVTASPIAMKFWRDNASYPYKSHDTWFLTEDIRWGYLPPNLDIKATVDKVNREDIWKEAAKSLNVPADQIPATPSRGVETFFDGIQFNPDDPQAYLNSLAIKKI
- a CDS encoding FAD-binding oxidoreductase, producing the protein MIDINWDTFCSELSGIEIIRDQTQVMKLSQDYYHFSPILQPLLKDKTGDIVVRPTTEAEILQVAKVCVKYKVPLTVRGAGTGNYGQCIPLEGGVILDISKLNQIKWIKPGLGCVEPGVKLAAFDKQAREMGWELRMVPSTYRTATIGGFIEGGSGGIGSITYGQLRDRGNLQAARVVTLEDEPNIIELRGDDVQKVNHAYGTNGIITELEIPLAPAYPWSELIVTFDNFMTSARFGQALALSDGIIKKLISICASPIPAYFAAFKDIIPPGKHAALLMISETSLEPFQELVKEYQGEICYQKPSQEVGKGTTIIEYTWNHTTLHARSVDPSITYLQTLLPADRKLELLEHLYDHFGDEVMQHLEFLRLHGEMHPASLQLVRFTTEERLNEIIRYHEERGAVIFNPHTYILEDGGMKMINLEQLQFKQQVDPYGLLNPGKMRAWLEREKHL
- a CDS encoding 2Fe-2S iron-sulfur cluster-binding protein, giving the protein MTCEENELILDVAEREGIIIPSSCRSGNCGTCQQKLIEGQIQYNNNPDAAKDLEPGMILTCSAQVMNTVVIDA
- a CDS encoding transposase family protein, which encodes MLNSIIEQLKLVKDFRKNRGKRHELWVVLTIIILALLTGNVTDKQIDNFRKNEEHKLIKLLKITAKKLPSYSSIRRVMIGINLIEIQLIFQSKIKKYYWQK
- the ntrB gene encoding nitrate ABC transporter permease, whose product is MTTSIKARSNSNNPLNFVFDWFNKNRNKIIRPLIAVAIFLAIWQLLCSGENPNLPSPITTVKESWELIINPFFDNGGTDKGLAWQVLASLQRVAIGFTLSAIVGIALGILIGTNAFMYDALDPLFQILRTIPPLAWLPIALAALQQSNPAAIFVIFITAIWPIIINTTVGVQQIPQDYKNVARVLRLPRQKYFFKVLFPSAVPYIFTGLRIGIGLSWLAIIAAEMLVGGVGIGFFIWDAYNSSRMSAIIVALIYVGVVGLILDRTIGFIASKVVPADQK
- a CDS encoding ISAs1 family transposase, encoding MDWIAIDGKSLKNTLTNYENQKQNMLIMVSWFSQETKLVIKSESFESKQNSENAKVLSMIEKCGLFKVFTLDALHCSKATTQAIIESKNDYLIPAKGNQVKLHKRIKNLAEIEKPLTVYEEKDVSHGRNVSRKVSVIWFNSRFTTR